The genomic window TGTGAATCAGTTCTGCGACTTTGCCCTGCTTTATGCCTGGACGAATGAGGCCGAGAAGGTGGATGAAGAGGTTGTGGAGCAGGTGGTCAAAGATGGCGTGTTCTTTGGCGGAAACTCACTCGAGAAGGAGCTGACAGTCTGATATGGGCCCGGTTCGCTATTACTTTTCCATTTTCCTGAGACGGTTTCCGTATTTCCTGATCGTCGCCCTGATCGTGTCTGTAGCGTCATTCATTGTCGCCAGATCACTGCCTGCCACATATGTCTCGACGATGCGCCTGATTGTTGAATCGCCTCAGATTCCGGGCAATCTGGCGGCCAGTACCGTCACGACACCCGCGGCGGAACAGCTTCAGATCATCGAGCAGCGCCTGCTGACCCGTCCGATCCTTCTGGAAATTGCGCGCGAGTTTCAGGTTCTACCCGACCAAGATGAAGCAAGCCCCGATCAGGTTGTCAAAGCCATGCGCAAGAACACCTCGATCTGGATTTCCAGCGGTCTCAATCAGGCCAATCTGATGACAATCAGTTTCGAGGCGCGAACCGGTCCGATCGCAGCCGGTGTGTTGAACGCGTATTTGACGGAAATCCAGAAGCTGGACGTCTCTTATCGCAAGGAGCGCGCGACCGACACGCTGGCCTTTTTCCAACTGGAAGTTGATCGCCTGAGCAACGAGTTGAGCAGGCGCAGCGCCCGCATTCTCGAGTTCAAGAATGATAATTCCGATGCGCTCCCCGACAGTCTGCAGTTCAGGCTGGCGCAGCAAGGGGCATTGCAGACCAATCTTGAACAGACGGATCAGCAGATTTTTTCCCTTAAGTCACAGCGGGAAAATCTCATGAATATCTTCAGTTCGACAGGGCAGGTTGTCGGGCCTCCGCAACAAAACCAGACCCCGGCACAACAGCAGTTAAGTCAGCTGCAGTCACAGCTCGACAATCAGCTTGTGGTCTATTCCGAGAACAGCCCGCAGATCAAACTGCTGCGCGCCAGGATTGAAAAACTTGAGAAAGTTGTAGCTGCCGAACAAGCAAACGCCCCGGCGCCATCTAACCAGACGGGAAATTCATCCCTTGACCTGCAACTGGCGCAGATCGACTCGCAGATTGCAGCGCTCGAAGATCAGCGCCGGGTGCTTCAGGACAGGCTCGACGCGCTGACCCTGACGATTGACCAGACCCCGGCCAACGCCATTACGCTTGCAGAACTGCAGCGCGAACACGACAATATTCAGAACCAGTACAACGTCGCGATCAGTCGCCTGGCCGATGCTTCAACCGGGGAACGGATCGAAGTCACGTCCCAGGGGCAACGTATTTCCGTCATCGAGCATCCCTCTACGCCAAGCGAGCCGGCCAAGCCAAACCGCTTGATGATCGCCGGCGGGGGCGCTGCCTTTGGCATCGCACTGGGGCTGGGGCTTGTGGTCCTGCTGGAGATCCTGAATCGGTCCGTGCGTCGGCCCGAAGACCTGATCAGCAAGCTTGATGTCTGGCCAATCGCCACTATTCCCTATGCTCCGTCCCGCGGTGAAGTGTTGATGCAGCGCGCGGTATGGGGTGGGATCATACTGGCCATTCTAATCGGAGTGCCGGCCGGGGTCTGGGCGGTGCATACCTATTACCTGCCTCTCGATCTTATTACCGAGAGAGTGATGGATAAACTGGAGACATACTGGTGAGTATTGTTTCGATTGAATTGGTGAATGTGTGATGGACCGTCTTCAGAAAGCGATTCAAAAGGCGCGCGAGGAACGGCAGAGCCGCGAAAGCCCGCCGCCGGTCATGGAACAACCGCCCCGTCATGCCCCGTCAGAAGACGCTCGTGACACCCGGTGGCAAAGCGTGCCCGAGATACAGATCGACCCCAAACTTGCAGTGCGCAACCGGCTTGCATCGCTTGCTGGCGGCGGAGACGCCACC from Ruegeria sp. YS9 includes these protein-coding regions:
- a CDS encoding lipopolysaccharide biosynthesis translates to MGPVRYYFSIFLRRFPYFLIVALIVSVASFIVARSLPATYVSTMRLIVESPQIPGNLAASTVTTPAAEQLQIIEQRLLTRPILLEIAREFQVLPDQDEASPDQVVKAMRKNTSIWISSGLNQANLMTISFEARTGPIAAGVLNAYLTEIQKLDVSYRKERATDTLAFFQLEVDRLSNELSRRSARILEFKNDNSDALPDSLQFRLAQQGALQTNLEQTDQQIFSLKSQRENLMNIFSSTGQVVGPPQQNQTPAQQQLSQLQSQLDNQLVVYSENSPQIKLLRARIEKLEKVVAAEQANAPAPSNQTGNSSLDLQLAQIDSQIAALEDQRRVLQDRLDALTLTIDQTPANAITLAELQREHDNIQNQYNVAISRLADASTGERIEVTSQGQRISVIEHPSTPSEPAKPNRLMIAGGGAAFGIALGLGLVVLLEILNRSVRRPEDLISKLDVWPIATIPYAPSRGEVLMQRAVWGGIILAILIGVPAGVWAVHTYYLPLDLITERVMDKLETYW